Proteins from a single region of Desulfobacter postgatei 2ac9:
- the mpl gene encoding UDP-N-acetylmuramate:L-alanyl-gamma-D-glutamyl-meso-diaminopimelate ligase, with amino-acid sequence MADSIKRIHLVAACGTGMGTLACILKKMGYIITGSDRNVYPPMSDFLEDNGITLFSGFDPANISDDPNRVPDLVIIGNAVTRDNPEAVAVMERGLAYISMPQAVNRFIANNKKIILVTGTHGKTTTSSIMAHLLETAGLSPSFMIGGILKDYNSSFKIGDGEYMVIEGDEYDTAFFDKGPKFMHYDPFITIMTGIEFDHADIFDDLDHICRTFGALASKIRDKSRIIACKENFNLMQVLEQAGVVDLQTYGPGAMWQVHDHRLSSEPDPGTGRLHTLARITGPGTDINIQTDLPGRHNLLNATACIAAARSMGITQADIARGLSSFSGVKRRQEIRGQVGGITVMDDFAHHPTAVKETIAAVKPFYPRGRLVAVFEPRTNTSMRNIFQATYPECFDLADLVCICSPGVKKNIPEEERFSPERLAEDICKRGRAAHHFDDPGQVIDFLALELKPKDVVLVMSNGGFGNIHQRLLERLG; translated from the coding sequence ATGGCTGATTCAATCAAGCGGATTCATCTGGTTGCAGCCTGTGGTACGGGCATGGGCACGTTGGCCTGTATCTTAAAGAAAATGGGTTATATTATCACCGGATCAGACCGGAATGTCTATCCGCCCATGAGCGATTTTCTTGAAGATAACGGGATTACGCTTTTTTCCGGATTCGACCCGGCCAATATCAGTGACGATCCAAATCGGGTTCCGGACCTTGTTATTATCGGTAATGCCGTGACACGTGATAATCCGGAAGCGGTTGCCGTAATGGAAAGGGGGCTTGCCTATATCTCTATGCCCCAGGCTGTGAACCGGTTTATTGCCAATAACAAGAAAATCATTCTTGTCACCGGTACCCACGGTAAAACAACCACCTCTTCAATCATGGCACATTTGCTGGAAACTGCCGGTCTTTCTCCTTCATTTATGATCGGGGGGATTTTAAAGGATTATAATTCATCATTTAAAATTGGTGACGGGGAATACATGGTGATAGAGGGGGATGAGTATGATACGGCTTTTTTTGATAAAGGCCCCAAGTTCATGCATTATGATCCCTTTATAACCATTATGACCGGTATTGAATTTGACCATGCAGATATCTTTGACGATCTGGATCATATTTGCCGCACTTTTGGTGCCCTGGCTTCAAAGATCAGGGATAAAAGCCGTATTATTGCCTGCAAGGAAAATTTTAATCTGATGCAGGTCCTGGAACAGGCGGGTGTTGTTGATCTTCAGACATACGGCCCCGGCGCCATGTGGCAGGTGCATGACCATCGCCTGAGCAGTGAGCCGGATCCTGGTACAGGCCGTTTGCACACCCTTGCCCGCATCACAGGCCCTGGTACGGATATCAATATTCAAACGGATCTGCCCGGACGGCACAATCTTCTCAACGCAACGGCCTGCATTGCCGCAGCCCGCAGCATGGGGATAACGCAGGCCGATATTGCCCGTGGCCTTTCAAGCTTCAGCGGTGTTAAAAGGCGCCAGGAAATAAGGGGGCAGGTTGGCGGTATCACAGTGATGGATGATTTTGCCCATCATCCGACAGCGGTTAAAGAAACCATTGCCGCAGTCAAACCGTTTTATCCCCGGGGCCGTCTGGTTGCCGTGTTTGAACCTAGAACCAATACCAGCATGAGAAATATTTTCCAAGCCACCTATCCGGAATGCTTTGACCTGGCAGATTTGGTGTGCATCTGTTCTCCCGGGGTTAAAAAGAATATTCCTGAAGAAGAACGGTTTTCACCCGAACGTCTGGCCGAAGATATTTGTAAAAGGGGCAGAGCTGCCCACCATTTCGATGACCCTGGCCAGGTGATTGATTTTCTTGCCTTGGAACTTAAACCCAAAGATGTTGTCTTGGTCATGTCCAATGGCGGGTTTGGAAATATTCACCAGCGGCTTTTGGAGCGATTGGGGTGA
- a CDS encoding FG-GAP-like repeat-containing protein, with product MRKFMQIFFAFKTMVAVLTFFAFWAAIGTGLCGDAKTVAVFPFEMNSSQDLGFLQNGLFSMLSSRLSDAGKVDVLDRETVDNALAKAKAGGLVKGPLNEGLARDIGAQMGVDYILFGSLTHYGESISLDASMVDVSGKKQTLAFFEQSNSMGDVIPLVNSFAGDINMKVFNRNIDNKLYARPQEENPTLGGLQYAGGGDSYGGGMMAMQASQGFTTHLKVEEVIRAMATGDLNKDGRLQVVTATDSALQIYHLEGTLLTEEISLDYASYLRIIGLDVADINGNGYPEIFVTAMTINRETLSSFVVEYNGSSYTTLQDGLSYYFRVIDSVDGNPVLYAQDKGRGPYAGKIYIMSAANDTYLEEKPIRVPKGTSVLSLARGPVREDGGNEFLNINQHHRLVLINDAGSNEWESTEKYGKTNNYWITGEPAADQTVRERDYFNPRIKFHPVGEDQKNKVFLITNSEFGAGSIGRIKRFKDGRVEIMSWNGIALAPVFQTVPLQGWVSDFDIADIDNDGIEELVISVVTRSKIAILTQDKTSNIISYKLK from the coding sequence ATGCGAAAATTTATGCAAATATTTTTTGCTTTCAAAACAATGGTTGCTGTTTTGACTTTTTTTGCTTTCTGGGCAGCTATCGGTACGGGATTGTGCGGTGACGCCAAAACCGTAGCTGTCTTCCCCTTTGAAATGAATTCGTCCCAGGATCTTGGTTTCCTGCAAAACGGATTGTTCTCAATGCTTTCCTCAAGGCTTTCCGATGCCGGGAAAGTGGATGTCCTGGATCGGGAAACCGTTGACAACGCCCTGGCCAAGGCAAAGGCCGGCGGGCTTGTTAAAGGACCTCTGAATGAGGGCTTAGCCCGGGATATAGGCGCGCAGATGGGGGTGGATTACATCCTTTTCGGCAGTCTTACCCATTATGGTGAAAGTATCAGTTTAGATGCCTCTATGGTCGATGTTTCAGGAAAAAAGCAAACCCTTGCCTTTTTCGAGCAGAGCAATTCCATGGGCGATGTCATCCCCCTGGTGAACTCCTTTGCCGGTGATATCAATATGAAGGTGTTCAACCGCAATATAGATAACAAGCTGTATGCCCGGCCCCAGGAAGAGAATCCGACCCTTGGCGGGCTTCAGTATGCCGGCGGTGGCGACAGTTATGGCGGCGGTATGATGGCCATGCAGGCAAGCCAGGGATTCACCACCCATCTTAAGGTGGAGGAAGTGATCCGTGCCATGGCCACCGGCGACTTGAATAAAGATGGTCGACTTCAGGTGGTTACCGCAACGGATTCGGCACTTCAGATATACCATCTTGAGGGGACTCTGCTCACCGAAGAGATCAGTCTGGATTATGCATCCTATCTGAGAATTATCGGACTGGATGTGGCAGATATTAACGGTAACGGGTATCCGGAAATTTTTGTCACGGCCATGACAATAAACAGGGAAACCCTTTCCTCGTTTGTGGTGGAATATAATGGGTCATCGTATACAACGCTCCAGGACGGCCTTTCCTACTATTTTCGTGTAATTGATTCTGTGGACGGCAATCCTGTGCTCTATGCCCAGGATAAAGGCAGAGGTCCATATGCCGGAAAAATATATATCATGAGTGCGGCCAATGACACCTACCTGGAGGAAAAGCCCATTCGTGTGCCCAAGGGGACATCTGTGCTTTCCCTGGCCAGGGGACCGGTTCGGGAGGACGGTGGCAATGAATTTTTAAACATTAACCAGCATCATCGATTGGTACTCATCAACGATGCCGGGTCAAATGAATGGGAGAGTACGGAAAAATACGGGAAGACCAATAATTATTGGATTACAGGGGAACCGGCTGCAGATCAAACTGTCCGGGAACGCGACTATTTTAATCCCAGAATCAAATTTCATCCCGTGGGAGAGGATCAGAAAAATAAGGTTTTTCTGATTACAAATAGTGAGTTTGGTGCCGGCTCCATTGGGCGGATTAAACGGTTTAAAGATGGGCGGGTTGAAATCATGTCCTGGAACGGTATTGCCCTTGCGCCGGTATTTCAGACCGTACCGTTGCAGGGCTGGGTCTCTGATTTTGATATTGCGGATATAGACAATGACGGGATTGAAGAGCTGGTGATTTCCGTTGTGACCCGGTCCAAGATAGCCATCCTTACCCAGGATAAAACGTCGAACATTATTTCTTATAAATTGAAATAA
- a CDS encoding bacteriohemerythrin, giving the protein MTNIIEWDKKYSVDVPELDECQKQLMDMFNTLIEMKTSKADAKDVANLITEINEFSKIFFSKEEKLLGSKGYPDLDIHSKAHRRFIKKALGLRREIAEDVDNLAIEDIVELQNWLITHFESTDIMFIPFLRLHRYVDECENKK; this is encoded by the coding sequence ATGACCAATATTATTGAATGGGATAAAAAATACAGCGTGGATGTGCCTGAACTTGATGAATGTCAGAAACAGCTTATGGATATGTTTAACACCCTTATTGAAATGAAGACGAGCAAGGCCGACGCCAAGGATGTGGCCAATTTGATTACCGAGATCAATGAATTCAGCAAAATTTTTTTCTCAAAAGAGGAAAAACTTCTTGGCAGCAAAGGATATCCCGATCTTGACATCCATTCAAAGGCCCATCGCCGCTTTATCAAAAAAGCCCTTGGCCTTCGTCGTGAAATTGCAGAAGACGTTGATAATTTGGCAATTGAAGATATTGTGGAATTGCAGAACTGGCTTATTACGCATTTTGAATCCACAGACATTATGTTCATTCCGTTTTTAAGACTCCACAGGTATGTGGATGAGTGTGAAAATAAGAAATAG
- a CDS encoding DUF4242 domain-containing protein: MSKTNKYMMIHNSPEVDWEVVKENWRKLAGVEAATWIKTYYNKDKGMRFCIWLAPTEEILKDIFTEIGISWESITLVEETVPDVWNGNWADDLAEAYDRSEM; encoded by the coding sequence ATGAGTAAAACGAATAAATATATGATGATTCATAACTCCCCTGAAGTCGACTGGGAAGTCGTAAAGGAAAACTGGCGTAAGCTGGCAGGTGTTGAAGCGGCTACCTGGATCAAAACTTACTATAACAAAGATAAAGGCATGCGCTTCTGCATCTGGCTGGCCCCCACTGAAGAAATCCTCAAGGATATTTTTACTGAAATCGGCATCAGCTGGGAAAGCATCACCTTGGTAGAAGAGACCGTTCCCGATGTTTGGAACGGAAACTGGGCGGATGATCTTGCTGAAGCCTATGATAGAAGTGAAATGTGA
- the hemL gene encoding glutamate-1-semialdehyde 2,1-aminomutase: MELTKSAALFSSARNLIPGGVNSPVRACGSVGGEPVFIEKGEGARIFDADGNTYIDYVLSWGPLILGHRPAPVVEALKKVLESGTSFGAPTALENKLAQLVVDSVASVDMIRMVNSGTEATMSAIRLARGVTGRDLIVKFDGCYHGHADTLLVAAGSGVATLGIPGSPGVPADVIRNTLSLPYNDIQSFERLMADRGKEIACVILEPVAGNMGMVAPDPLFLKVLRQQTAAYGSLLIFDEVMTGFRVGGRACAQGYFDIDPDLTCFGKVIGGGLPVGAYGGKREIMQQIAPGGSIYQAGTLSGNPLAMAAGIATLKTLENDQLYADMDRRADMLIKGLQAAADEANIPFSAGHFGSMAGFFFTGRKVRNFNDAKTCDLDRFAKFYRGMLAKGIYLAPSQFEACFISAAHTDEDIETTLDAARKVMTEI; the protein is encoded by the coding sequence ATGGAACTTACTAAATCAGCCGCTTTATTTTCATCGGCCAGAAATTTGATTCCGGGCGGGGTTAATTCTCCGGTAAGGGCCTGCGGTTCAGTGGGCGGAGAACCCGTTTTTATCGAAAAAGGAGAGGGTGCCAGGATTTTCGATGCTGACGGGAACACTTATATTGATTATGTCCTCTCCTGGGGGCCGCTTATCCTTGGCCATCGTCCGGCTCCTGTGGTTGAGGCTTTAAAAAAAGTGCTGGAGTCAGGCACAAGCTTTGGTGCGCCCACGGCGCTTGAAAATAAACTGGCCCAGCTTGTTGTGGATTCAGTGGCTTCCGTGGATATGATCAGGATGGTTAACTCAGGCACCGAGGCGACCATGAGTGCCATTCGTCTGGCAAGGGGCGTGACGGGCCGGGATCTGATTGTCAAGTTTGACGGATGTTACCATGGCCATGCAGATACCTTGCTTGTGGCCGCAGGATCCGGTGTCGCCACCCTTGGCATTCCCGGAAGCCCGGGGGTTCCTGCTGATGTGATCCGCAATACATTGTCTTTGCCATACAATGATATTCAAAGTTTTGAACGGCTTATGGCTGACAGAGGCAAGGAGATTGCCTGCGTGATTCTTGAGCCTGTGGCAGGGAATATGGGTATGGTAGCTCCTGATCCGCTGTTTTTAAAGGTATTGCGGCAACAGACTGCTGCCTATGGCAGCTTGCTTATTTTTGATGAAGTCATGACCGGATTCCGGGTCGGGGGCAGGGCGTGCGCCCAGGGCTATTTTGATATTGACCCGGATTTGACCTGTTTTGGTAAGGTTATCGGTGGCGGACTGCCCGTGGGTGCATATGGCGGAAAACGGGAAATAATGCAGCAGATTGCCCCCGGGGGATCTATTTATCAGGCCGGGACCTTGTCAGGCAACCCCCTGGCCATGGCCGCGGGAATCGCTACGTTAAAAACCCTTGAGAATGATCAGCTTTACGCTGACATGGACCGGCGGGCGGATATGCTGATCAAAGGACTCCAGGCCGCAGCCGATGAAGCGAATATCCCTTTTTCTGCCGGGCATTTCGGCTCCATGGCCGGATTCTTTTTTACAGGGCGGAAGGTGCGCAATTTCAATGATGCCAAGACCTGTGATTTGGATCGGTTCGCAAAATTCTACCGGGGCATGCTGGCCAAAGGTATTTATCTTGCGCCATCCCAGTTTGAGGCCTGTTTTATCTCTGCTGCCCACACGGACGAGGATATTGAAACTACCCTGGACGCCGCACGGAAGGTTATGACGGAAATTTAA
- a CDS encoding sigma-54 interaction domain-containing protein produces the protein MENIQEAIEKNELLKRLLEAIGDGVFVLDTTGKIVVWNPAMEAISGYSFQEIKGKNCRILKFSQCFGKECPSGINVCRILETGKMTPTECVISHRDGHTLSVSKNARAIRNDRGQTIGVIESVTDLTKLKNARLKMEKATRRLSELNRLGGIIAKSQVMQNVFSFIKASAATETSILIQGESGTGKELVAKAIHSIGERRSNPMITVNCSALSESLLESELFGHVKGAFTGASRERIGRFEQADQGTIFLDEISEISPYIQVKLLRVLQEKEIERVGDSRKRKVDIRIITATNKDLKSLVDEGLFREDLYYRLKVFPIYLPPLRHRKEDIPLLVNHFIKHNNKISGGTVTGMATPALKTFMEYDWPGNIRELANAIEHAFVLCSGRQIEQEDLPVEITGGEHTTYAAPPLSYPEPPHPRKKQRPSLDRKRLLAILRESGWNKAEAARQTGFSRAAIWKYMKKWDIPMQPE, from the coding sequence ATGGAAAACATTCAAGAAGCGATTGAGAAAAACGAACTGCTCAAGCGGTTGCTGGAAGCCATCGGTGACGGCGTGTTTGTGTTGGATACCACCGGAAAAATCGTGGTATGGAATCCAGCCATGGAAGCTATCAGTGGGTATTCATTCCAGGAAATTAAAGGAAAAAACTGCCGGATATTGAAGTTCAGCCAATGTTTCGGCAAGGAGTGCCCTTCCGGGATCAATGTCTGCAGGATACTTGAAACTGGAAAAATGACACCCACTGAATGCGTAATCAGCCACCGGGACGGGCATACCCTTTCAGTGAGCAAAAATGCCAGGGCCATTAGAAACGACCGCGGACAGACCATAGGGGTGATCGAAAGCGTCACGGATCTGACTAAACTTAAAAATGCCCGACTGAAGATGGAAAAAGCCACCCGCCGCCTGAGCGAATTAAATCGGCTGGGTGGCATTATCGCCAAAAGTCAGGTAATGCAGAATGTATTCTCTTTCATAAAAGCGTCAGCAGCCACCGAAACGTCCATTCTCATCCAGGGTGAGAGCGGAACGGGAAAGGAACTTGTGGCCAAGGCCATTCATTCCATTGGTGAAAGAAGGAGCAATCCCATGATTACGGTCAACTGCAGCGCTTTATCCGAATCATTACTGGAAAGCGAATTGTTCGGACATGTTAAAGGTGCATTTACCGGGGCTAGCCGGGAGCGGATCGGGCGATTTGAACAGGCTGATCAGGGCACTATATTTTTAGATGAAATCAGTGAAATCTCACCCTATATTCAGGTAAAACTCCTGCGCGTACTTCAGGAAAAAGAGATAGAACGCGTCGGGGATTCCCGAAAACGCAAGGTGGATATCCGGATCATTACCGCCACCAATAAAGATCTGAAATCACTCGTTGATGAGGGCCTTTTCAGGGAAGATCTGTATTACCGGCTCAAGGTCTTTCCCATTTACCTGCCCCCCCTGAGACATCGCAAAGAAGACATCCCGCTGCTAGTCAACCACTTTATTAAGCACAATAACAAGATATCCGGCGGAACCGTTACCGGCATGGCAACACCGGCCCTGAAAACCTTCATGGAATATGATTGGCCCGGAAATATCCGGGAGCTGGCCAATGCCATTGAACATGCATTCGTGCTCTGTTCCGGCCGCCAGATTGAACAGGAAGACCTTCCCGTTGAAATCACCGGCGGAGAGCATACCACCTATGCAGCCCCTCCCTTATCTTACCCGGAGCCGCCCCATCCTCGTAAAAAGCAGCGGCCGTCTCTGGATCGGAAGCGATTACTGGCTATCCTCCGTGAGTCAGGATGGAACAAAGCCGAAGCGGCCAGGCAGACCGGCTTCAGCCGGGCAGCCATCTGGAAATACATGAAAAAATGGGATATTCCCATGCAGCCCGAATAA
- a CDS encoding adenylosuccinate synthase, whose product MTNTVVVGTQWGDEGKGKIVDLLSEYADYVVRFQGGNNAGHTMVVNGKEIISHLIPSGILQQKKCFIGNGVVVDPFVLLDEIDYLADNNIDVSPNMLEISNRAHIIMPYHQEIDKAREIKKGKDKIGTTGRGIGPCYEDKATRVGIRFCDLLDFDLFKEKVETVMAEKNFYLKEYFKTDPMDPALVLDQFENIRARLLPYISDVSVSLDQGIRQGMQILFEGAQGTHLDIEHGTYPFVTSSTTVSANAASGSGVGPGQLNEIIGIVKAYTTRVGAGPFPTELFDETGEKIQKTGAEFGATTGRKRRCGWLDMVVLKNAVRLNSLTGLAITKLDVLDDLDEIQICTGYEYCGKITTDFPAQIDLLAKCSPVYETHPGWKTPTSDMTDFDDLPEKAKAYLARIEELSEVKIKIVSVGPGREATIVKENIF is encoded by the coding sequence GTGACAAACACAGTTGTTGTGGGAACCCAGTGGGGTGATGAAGGAAAAGGAAAAATTGTCGATCTGCTCAGCGAATACGCTGATTATGTTGTCAGATTCCAGGGTGGGAACAATGCAGGGCACACCATGGTGGTCAACGGAAAAGAAATTATCAGCCACTTGATCCCCTCCGGGATACTTCAGCAGAAAAAATGCTTTATCGGCAACGGTGTTGTGGTTGATCCTTTTGTATTACTGGATGAAATAGATTATCTGGCGGACAATAATATTGATGTATCCCCCAACATGCTGGAAATCAGCAATCGTGCCCATATCATCATGCCCTATCATCAGGAGATTGATAAAGCCCGGGAAATAAAAAAAGGGAAAGATAAAATCGGTACCACCGGCCGGGGGATCGGCCCCTGCTATGAAGATAAGGCAACCCGCGTGGGTATCCGGTTCTGTGATCTTCTTGACTTTGATCTGTTTAAGGAAAAAGTGGAGACGGTCATGGCGGAGAAAAATTTTTACCTGAAAGAGTATTTCAAAACCGACCCCATGGACCCGGCACTTGTTCTTGATCAATTTGAAAATATCCGGGCCCGGCTTCTCCCCTATATTTCCGATGTTTCCGTATCCCTTGACCAGGGCATCCGGCAGGGCATGCAGATTTTATTTGAAGGTGCCCAGGGCACGCACCTTGACATTGAACATGGCACCTACCCCTTTGTCACCTCTTCCACAACGGTTTCAGCCAACGCGGCAAGCGGCAGTGGCGTGGGGCCAGGCCAGTTGAATGAAATCATCGGCATTGTCAAGGCATACACCACCCGGGTGGGCGCAGGTCCTTTCCCAACTGAACTATTTGATGAAACCGGTGAGAAAATCCAAAAAACCGGGGCCGAGTTCGGCGCCACCACCGGACGCAAACGACGCTGCGGATGGTTGGACATGGTGGTTCTGAAAAATGCCGTCCGCCTGAACAGCCTGACCGGACTTGCCATCACCAAACTTGATGTTCTGGATGACCTGGATGAAATTCAAATCTGTACAGGATATGAATATTGCGGAAAAATCACCACAGATTTTCCGGCCCAAATTGATCTCCTGGCAAAATGTTCGCCTGTTTATGAAACACATCCCGGCTGGAAAACACCGACATCTGATATGACCGATTTTGATGATCTGCCGGAAAAAGCCAAAGCCTATCTTGCACGGATAGAAGAATTATCAGAAGTCAAAATTAAAATTGTGTCCGTAGGACCGGGACGTGAGGCCACCATTGTTAAAGAAAATATTTTCTAA
- the mutL gene encoding DNA mismatch repair endonuclease MutL, producing the protein MSRIRILPDILSNQIAAGEVVQRPVSVVKELVENAMDAGADRIIVEIENGGKTLIRVSDNGCGLSRDEAVLSIERYATSKIYTKEDLFSISTFGFRGEALPSIASVSTFSLVSRTADNAIGTRVDMNGGKLSGVTDTGAPVGTMVEVRRLFFNTPARRKFLKSENTESGHIADALAGLAMGNPGVGFRLVVNHRSVKSYPPGQTLFQRAQMVLGKEAADSLYEMQWPETDDGTDRGLAGLCIRGVCANPGITRSTANRIFLFVNRRLVYDRGLISAMFQGYRGRIMKGRYPVGAVCVELPCDQVDVNVHPTKREIKFITPGPVYQALSLAVAKALSRGQENKWSYARAVMTEKKESPTPVQAALKSASLLEKRLTPDLFESVSASQLPSVYKFFDAPPESFEAAESPEKSWVPEPETTLHNQPPLVSHANQPSSPDITTPFSKIEPFRATQSDLRVIGQVLNVYIVVEKENHLILVDQHAAHERIVFEALLKRYKRMDVQSQSLAVPEVLELSHKEALVLESIMTDLADLGIRVEPFGGTSFVIKAVPVLVAQKHVGPMVVEMVEKISHANGTGLKDDWLEDALATMACHRSLRGGQSMSLKEMTALVAQLFTCENPMHCPHGRPVFVSFDARSLEKLFKRLV; encoded by the coding sequence ATGAGCAGAATCCGGATTCTTCCTGATATCCTGTCCAACCAGATCGCTGCCGGTGAAGTTGTTCAAAGGCCGGTTTCCGTGGTTAAGGAGTTGGTGGAAAACGCCATGGATGCGGGGGCTGACAGGATTATCGTTGAGATTGAAAACGGCGGGAAAACCTTAATCCGTGTTTCAGACAACGGGTGCGGGCTTTCCCGGGATGAGGCGGTGCTGTCAATAGAGCGGTATGCCACATCCAAGATCTACACCAAGGAAGACCTGTTTTCCATTTCCACATTCGGGTTCAGGGGCGAGGCGCTGCCATCCATTGCGTCCGTATCAACGTTCAGTCTTGTCTCCCGTACAGCGGATAACGCCATCGGTACCCGGGTCGATATGAATGGAGGCAAGCTTTCCGGTGTAACGGATACCGGCGCGCCTGTCGGTACGATGGTGGAAGTTAGGCGGTTGTTTTTCAACACACCTGCCCGAAGAAAATTTTTAAAAAGCGAAAACACCGAGTCCGGTCATATTGCCGATGCCCTGGCAGGACTTGCCATGGGCAATCCCGGGGTGGGATTCCGCCTTGTTGTCAACCACAGATCCGTTAAAAGTTATCCCCCGGGCCAGACCCTTTTTCAGCGGGCCCAGATGGTGCTGGGTAAAGAGGCGGCAGATTCTCTGTACGAAATGCAGTGGCCGGAAACCGATGACGGCACGGATCGTGGCCTGGCCGGGCTATGTATCCGCGGGGTGTGTGCCAATCCCGGTATTACACGCAGTACCGCCAACCGGATTTTTCTGTTCGTCAACCGGCGTCTTGTGTATGACCGGGGGCTTATCTCCGCCATGTTTCAAGGGTATCGGGGCAGGATCATGAAGGGACGCTATCCTGTGGGGGCGGTGTGTGTGGAACTGCCCTGTGACCAGGTGGATGTAAACGTGCACCCGACTAAACGTGAAATTAAATTTATTACACCCGGTCCGGTATACCAAGCCTTGTCCCTTGCCGTGGCAAAAGCCTTGTCCCGTGGTCAGGAGAACAAATGGTCCTATGCCAGGGCCGTGATGACTGAGAAAAAGGAGTCCCCAACGCCTGTTCAGGCCGCACTGAAATCGGCATCCCTGTTAGAAAAAAGATTGACGCCCGACTTGTTTGAAAGCGTTTCTGCTTCCCAGTTGCCGTCTGTGTATAAATTTTTTGATGCACCCCCTGAATCCTTTGAGGCTGCGGAATCCCCGGAAAAATCCTGGGTACCGGAGCCGGAAACAACCCTGCACAATCAGCCGCCTTTGGTGAGCCATGCAAATCAACCTTCAAGTCCGGATATCACAACGCCTTTTTCGAAAATTGAACCGTTTCGGGCAACTCAGTCGGATTTAAGGGTGATAGGTCAGGTACTCAATGTTTATATTGTAGTGGAAAAGGAGAACCACCTGATACTGGTTGACCAGCATGCTGCCCATGAACGTATTGTTTTTGAAGCGCTTTTAAAGCGTTACAAGCGTATGGATGTTCAAAGCCAGTCCCTGGCGGTTCCCGAGGTCCTGGAACTGAGCCACAAGGAAGCGTTGGTCCTTGAATCCATCATGACGGATCTGGCTGATCTGGGCATTCGGGTTGAACCCTTTGGCGGGACATCGTTTGTAATAAAAGCCGTGCCTGTGCTGGTGGCGCAAAAGCATGTGGGGCCCATGGTGGTGGAAATGGTTGAGAAAATCAGCCATGCCAACGGCACGGGTCTTAAAGATGACTGGCTTGAAGATGCCCTGGCCACCATGGCCTGCCACAGGTCTTTGCGGGGTGGACAGTCCATGTCACTGAAGGAGATGACAGCGCTTGTGGCGCAGTTGTTTACCTGTGAAAATCCCATGCACTGTCCCCATGGACGCCCTGTTTTTGTCTCTTTTGATGCCCGCAGTCTTGAAAAGCTGTTCAAAAGACTTGTGTGA
- the tadA gene encoding tRNA adenosine(34) deaminase TadA produces the protein MDDEHYMMLALDEAKKAEKHDEVPVGAIVVDQAGKVIGQGYNCPISEKDPTSHAEIKAIRSACRFMNNYRLPRTTLYVTIEPCIMCMGAIIHARIQRLVFGALDPKWGAAASLYQMGSDARLNHHLEIVQGICEEQTRQIIKSFFEEKRRNRDKHSCCGNPVG, from the coding sequence ATGGACGATGAACATTACATGATGCTTGCCTTGGATGAGGCAAAAAAAGCTGAAAAACATGACGAGGTCCCGGTTGGAGCCATCGTGGTGGACCAGGCCGGCAAGGTAATCGGACAGGGATATAACTGTCCGATATCTGAAAAAGATCCCACAAGCCATGCTGAAATAAAGGCTATTCGTTCGGCCTGCAGATTCATGAATAATTATCGCCTGCCCAGGACAACGCTTTATGTAACCATAGAACCATGCATCATGTGCATGGGGGCAATAATCCATGCCAGAATCCAGCGACTGGTATTTGGGGCACTGGATCCTAAATGGGGAGCTGCAGCCTCCCTCTACCAAATGGGATCGGATGCACGATTAAACCATCACCTTGAAATTGTTCAGGGAATATGTGAAGAACAAACAAGACAGATTATTAAAAGTTTTTTTGAAGAAAAAAGGAGAAACCGTGACAAACACAGTTGTTGTGGGAACCCAGTGGGGTGA